The following coding sequences lie in one Silvanigrella aquatica genomic window:
- the rpmG gene encoding 50S ribosomal protein L33 — MRDIIKLICSGDGKIACSGNNLYSTTKNKKASTKKLELRKYCKFCHKHTLHRESK; from the coding sequence ATGCGCGATATCATTAAACTTATTTGTAGTGGTGATGGCAAGATTGCTTGCTCTGGCAACAATCTTTATTCAACTACAAAAAATAAAAAAGCATCTACAAAGAAGCTTGAGCTCAGAAAATACTGCAAATTTTGCCACAAGCACACTCTTCACAGAGAAAGCAAATAA